From the Deltaproteobacteria bacterium HGW-Deltaproteobacteria-4 genome, one window contains:
- a CDS encoding amidotransferase: MHAVILQHHPIEGPGSLAPWLDRHAKTNQIVRLYDGEECPAPDAVDLLIILGGPMSVNDEGEFPWLVAEKVFIRQVIDRQRPVLGICLGSQLIASALGAGVRTNRHKEIGWLPIEGLTTNTAITLPSTTVFQWHGDTFDLPAGATLLARSAACAHQAFLYKNKVLALQFHLEATPELVQCFIETGSDELVDAPYVQSPQAILATPADFYHAGNQLLEELLSRIIQ; the protein is encoded by the coding sequence ATGCACGCCGTTATCCTCCAACATCATCCGATCGAAGGGCCGGGAAGCCTTGCTCCCTGGCTCGACCGTCACGCCAAGACGAATCAGATCGTCCGACTCTACGACGGAGAAGAGTGCCCGGCCCCGGACGCTGTCGATCTCCTGATCATCCTCGGCGGACCGATGAGCGTCAACGACGAAGGGGAATTCCCCTGGCTGGTCGCCGAAAAAGTTTTCATCCGCCAGGTCATCGACCGCCAGCGCCCGGTCCTCGGTATCTGCCTCGGCTCGCAGCTCATCGCCAGCGCGCTTGGCGCCGGGGTCAGAACCAATCGGCACAAGGAGATCGGCTGGCTGCCGATTGAAGGGCTGACAACAAACACAGCAATTACCCTCCCCTCAACCACCGTTTTTCAGTGGCATGGCGACACCTTCGACCTCCCTGCCGGTGCCACCCTTCTTGCCCGCTCCGCAGCTTGCGCCCATCAAGCCTTTTTGTACAAAAACAAGGTACTTGCACTGCAATTTCACCTTGAGGCCACTCCGGAACTCGTTCAATGCTTTATCGAGACCGGCAGTGACGAGCTCGTCGATGCCCCGTACGTTCAGAGCCCGCAAGCAATCCTTGCTACCCCTGCGGATTTTTATCACGCCGGCAACCAATTGCTCGAAGAGCTGCTCAGCCGAATCATCCAATAA
- a CDS encoding glutamate--tRNA ligase, with the protein MSQLRVRFAPSPTGYLHIGGARTALFNFLLARKEQGTFILRIEDTDVARSTQTSVDAILQAMDWLGLNYDEGPIYQSDRFDLYRNKVQELIAAGKAYRCYCTPEELEQRREAAMKSGGKPKYDRTCLHRHDQPDDRPYAIRFLVPDGETAFVDRIKGTISFQNEELDDLIIQRSDNTPTYNFVVVVDDAEMGMTLVLRGDDHVNNTPRQILLYQALGYAVPEFAHVPMILGADKTRLSKRHGATSVMEYRVMGFLPEALVNYLARLGWSCGDEEIFSMEELIAKFDLNHVGRSAGVFNPEKLLWLNAHYIKTGDRQRLAALLKEYLGERGIETEGGPDLVGVVKSLQERSHTMVEMAEGAAFYFADKVDYLPEAVSKCCTPEAKAGYQIVLKHLSALEDFSHDAIAAAFNQAMSETGLKLGKLAPPVRVALNGTTTSPSVYEVLEVLGKERSLSRLRQGEALFAT; encoded by the coding sequence ATGTCACAGCTTCGTGTCCGTTTTGCTCCCAGCCCCACCGGTTATCTGCATATTGGCGGGGCCCGCACTGCCCTCTTTAATTTTCTCCTCGCCCGCAAGGAGCAGGGAACTTTTATTCTCCGCATTGAAGATACCGATGTCGCTCGCAGCACCCAGACCTCCGTCGATGCCATCCTGCAGGCCATGGATTGGCTGGGACTCAACTATGACGAAGGGCCGATTTACCAATCCGATCGTTTCGACCTGTACCGGAACAAGGTGCAGGAATTGATCGCGGCCGGCAAGGCCTATCGTTGTTACTGCACGCCGGAAGAGTTGGAGCAGCGCCGCGAAGCGGCAATGAAGAGTGGCGGCAAGCCGAAATACGATCGCACCTGCCTGCATCGCCATGATCAACCCGATGATCGTCCTTATGCCATCCGCTTTCTCGTCCCCGATGGCGAGACTGCCTTTGTCGATCGCATTAAAGGGACCATCTCCTTCCAGAACGAAGAACTCGACGATCTCATCATCCAGCGCTCCGACAACACCCCGACCTATAATTTTGTCGTCGTTGTCGACGATGCCGAGATGGGGATGACTCTGGTACTGCGTGGCGACGATCACGTCAACAATACGCCGCGGCAGATCCTCCTCTACCAAGCCCTCGGCTATGCGGTTCCGGAATTTGCTCATGTACCGATGATCCTCGGCGCTGACAAGACCCGGCTCTCAAAGCGCCACGGCGCCACTTCGGTGATGGAGTATCGCGTCATGGGCTTTTTGCCGGAAGCGCTGGTGAACTATCTGGCACGCCTCGGCTGGTCCTGCGGCGATGAAGAGATCTTTTCGATGGAGGAGTTGATCGCCAAGTTCGACCTCAATCATGTCGGCCGTTCCGCCGGAGTCTTCAATCCCGAAAAGCTGCTGTGGCTCAATGCCCACTACATCAAGACCGGTGATCGCCAGCGTTTGGCGGCACTGCTTAAAGAATATCTCGGAGAAAGAGGGATTGAAACCGAAGGCGGACCGGATCTGGTGGGTGTTGTCAAGTCGCTGCAAGAGCGCTCTCATACCATGGTCGAGATGGCAGAGGGTGCGGCCTTTTACTTTGCCGATAAGGTGGACTATCTCCCCGAGGCGGTTAGCAAGTGTTGTACGCCCGAAGCCAAGGCCGGCTATCAAATTGTCCTCAAACACCTCAGTGCTCTCGAAGACTTCAGCCATGACGCCATTGCCGCCGCCTTCAATCAGGCGATGTCCGAGACCGGACTCAAACTCGGCAAGCTCGCACCACCGGTCCGGGTCGCCTTGAACGGCACCACCACCAGCCCTTCGGTGTATGAAGTTCTCGAAGTTCTCGGCAAAGAACGGAGTCTGTCCCGTCTGCGCCAAGGGGAGGCGCTCTTTGCGACTTGA
- a CDS encoding spermidine synthase has product MALPWKIIDSVATEDEGNLQLRQRGAKDFLITIGTQVLMNSSAHRSEVALGQLACEQLRQHPCPRILVGGLGMGFTLRSVLDHLPASAQVVVAELNPVVVQWCQGPLAILTDGAVNDPRVIVEIGDVAALIKRSVIAAGEAGFDAIVLDLYRGPHFYADAENDPLYGNKAIQVTRLALKPGGVLAVWGENYDERFEQRLRKAGFTVTVQRPGKGGLRHAVFVALRGR; this is encoded by the coding sequence ATGGCTCTCCCCTGGAAGATCATCGACAGTGTTGCTACGGAAGACGAGGGAAACCTGCAACTCCGGCAACGCGGCGCCAAGGATTTCCTGATCACCATCGGCACGCAAGTCTTGATGAACAGTTCGGCACACCGCTCGGAAGTTGCCCTCGGCCAGCTTGCCTGTGAGCAACTGCGGCAACATCCCTGTCCGCGGATTCTGGTGGGTGGGCTGGGGATGGGCTTTACCCTGCGCAGTGTCCTGGATCATCTCCCTGCTAGCGCGCAGGTGGTGGTGGCGGAGTTGAATCCGGTCGTGGTGCAGTGGTGTCAGGGGCCGTTGGCGATATTGACCGATGGCGCGGTCAACGATCCGCGTGTGATCGTCGAGATCGGCGATGTCGCGGCCCTGATCAAACGTTCTGTTATTGCTGCCGGAGAAGCAGGTTTTGATGCCATCGTTCTCGACCTTTATCGCGGCCCGCACTTTTACGCCGACGCCGAGAATGATCCCCTTTACGGCAACAAGGCGATTCAAGTCACTCGTTTGGCGCTCAAACCGGGCGGGGTATTGGCGGTCTGGGGAGAGAATTATGACGAGCGTTTTGAGCAGCGACTGCGCAAAGCTGGTTTTACGGTGACGGTGCAGCGCCCCGGTAAAGGGGGGCTGCGTCATGCGGTCTTTGTGGCACTACGAGGGCGTTGA
- a CDS encoding ABC transporter ATP-binding protein — MADEKKDEAVSEGFFSRLVHGFSAPIFQEGNSHTAVNYNESRGVGIKIVDLHKSFAGQPVLRGINLEISPGETFSIIGPSGTGKSVLLKHIVRLLQPDSGQIFVDGQDINAPLAEGESRDYRYSMVFQSSALFNSLTVGENVGLWLRENRICPEARIRQIIREKLALVNLAGKEEMLTSELSGGMKKRVAIARSLAMNPDLILYDEPTAELDPVTSDELARVITDLKSKLKLTTVIVTHDLNFALYLSDRVAMINPEGIVEVGTPEQIKASQNPLVRNFIYTTTKGLKGE; from the coding sequence ATGGCAGATGAGAAGAAAGATGAGGCAGTCTCCGAAGGATTCTTCAGCCGTCTTGTCCACGGCTTCAGTGCACCGATCTTTCAGGAAGGGAATTCCCATACGGCTGTAAACTATAACGAGTCCCGCGGGGTGGGGATCAAGATCGTTGATCTTCATAAATCTTTCGCTGGTCAGCCGGTTCTGCGTGGAATCAATCTCGAAATTTCCCCGGGGGAAACCTTCTCGATTATCGGTCCGTCAGGGACTGGTAAAAGTGTTTTGCTCAAGCATATTGTCCGCCTGCTCCAGCCTGATTCCGGTCAGATTTTTGTTGATGGTCAGGATATCAACGCCCCTCTTGCCGAGGGGGAGAGTCGTGATTACCGCTATAGCATGGTCTTTCAGTCCTCAGCTCTCTTTAATTCTCTGACCGTTGGCGAAAATGTCGGTCTGTGGCTGCGCGAGAACCGGATCTGTCCTGAGGCCCGGATACGCCAGATCATCAGGGAAAAGCTCGCCCTCGTCAACCTTGCCGGCAAGGAGGAAATGTTGACTTCCGAGCTCTCCGGCGGGATGAAAAAACGCGTCGCGATTGCCCGTTCGCTGGCGATGAATCCTGATCTGATCCTTTACGATGAGCCGACGGCGGAGCTCGACCCGGTGACATCCGACGAACTGGCGCGGGTGATTACCGATCTCAAGTCGAAGTTAAAGTTGACCACAGTGATCGTCACGCATGATTTGAACTTTGCCCTTTATCTTTCTGATCGGGTCGCCATGATTAATCCTGAAGGGATTGTTGAAGTCGGGACCCCGGAACAAATTAAAGCAAGCCAGAATCCTTTGGTGCGTAATTTTATTTACACCACCACCAAAGGGCTTAAGGGAGAATAG
- a CDS encoding O-acetylhomoserine aminocarboxypropyltransferase (catalyzes the formation of L-methionine and acetate from O-acetyl-L-homoserine and methanethiol) encodes MVDSTIPHLGTLALHAGQKPDPTTGSRAVPIYQTTSYAFQSSEHAANLFALKEMGNIYTRLMNPTTDVLEQRLAALDGGVGALALASGSSAIFLAILNICRCGDNIVASQALYGGTYNLFHHTLGRMGIFVKFVATSDLDAVAAAIDESTKAIFTETIGNPKNNVDDFEALAKIAHTAGLPLIVDNTVATPALFRPIEHGADIVCYSLTKFIGGHGTSIGGAVVDAGRFDWSSGRFPEFTTPDPSYHGLVYHAALGNLAYILKMRITLLRDLGPCLSPFNSFQLLQGLETLHVRMPRHCENALKLAQYLESHPLVSWVNYPGLASHPDHLRAQHYLPAGQGAILGFGIKGGASAGVRFIDNVKLASHLANVGDAKTLVIHPATTTHQQLSAAEQTAAGVSADYIRVSVGIEDILDIVADFEQALQASQ; translated from the coding sequence ATGGTCGACTCGACAATACCGCACCTTGGCACTCTCGCCCTGCATGCCGGTCAGAAACCCGACCCGACAACCGGGTCGCGGGCTGTACCGATCTATCAGACTACTTCTTATGCCTTTCAATCCTCGGAGCATGCCGCGAATCTCTTCGCTCTGAAGGAGATGGGGAATATCTATACGCGGCTGATGAATCCGACCACCGACGTACTGGAACAGCGTCTTGCCGCTCTCGATGGCGGCGTCGGCGCCTTGGCCCTTGCCTCCGGTTCATCAGCGATCTTTCTCGCCATCCTCAATATCTGCCGCTGTGGCGACAATATCGTGGCTTCGCAAGCCCTGTATGGCGGCACTTATAACCTTTTCCATCATACCCTTGGGCGAATGGGGATCTTTGTCAAATTTGTCGCCACTTCAGATCTCGACGCGGTAGCGGCAGCGATCGATGAAAGTACCAAAGCGATCTTTACCGAGACCATCGGCAACCCCAAGAATAATGTCGATGATTTCGAAGCCCTGGCGAAGATTGCGCATACGGCCGGTCTGCCGCTGATCGTCGATAATACCGTTGCCACCCCGGCTCTCTTTCGCCCCATCGAACACGGAGCGGATATCGTTTGCTACTCCCTGACCAAATTCATCGGCGGGCACGGCACCAGCATCGGCGGCGCCGTCGTCGATGCCGGGCGCTTTGACTGGTCGAGCGGGCGCTTCCCGGAATTCACCACCCCGGATCCGAGCTACCACGGTCTGGTTTATCATGCCGCCCTCGGCAACCTTGCTTATATCCTCAAGATGCGCATTACCCTCCTGCGCGACCTCGGACCATGTCTCTCACCCTTTAACAGTTTTCAACTGCTGCAGGGACTGGAGACGCTGCATGTGCGCATGCCCCGCCACTGTGAAAATGCCCTGAAGCTGGCGCAGTATCTGGAAAGCCATCCCCTCGTCTCCTGGGTAAACTATCCCGGCCTTGCTTCGCATCCCGATCATCTCCGGGCGCAACACTATCTCCCCGCCGGTCAGGGAGCCATCCTCGGTTTTGGGATCAAGGGGGGCGCAAGCGCCGGAGTCCGCTTCATCGACAACGTCAAACTTGCCAGTCATCTTGCTAATGTCGGTGATGCCAAGACCCTGGTCATTCATCCGGCGACGACGACTCATCAACAGTTGTCGGCCGCGGAACAGACGGCGGCCGGCGTCTCTGCCGATTATATTCGTGTCTCGGTCGGTATTGAGGATATTCTCGATATCGTTGCTGACTTTGAACAGGCACTGCAGGCCAGTCAGTAG
- the leuD gene encoding 3-isopropylmalate dehydratase small subunit — protein sequence MKKHFTGPAIFLDRSDINTDEIIPAKYLTEVTKDALKPYILEDLKLEGFDPNGATLKNAKVVITRANFGCGSSREHAPWVFEVNDIHTIIAESYARIFRQNMFNGGMLAIELPKEEIERLFILKAQGAVEIAVDLDKQVITAAAGQQCIAIPFELSPFDKALVAAGGWVDFADARY from the coding sequence ATGAAAAAGCACTTTACTGGACCGGCAATCTTTCTCGACCGTTCCGATATCAACACCGATGAAATCATCCCGGCCAAATATCTGACCGAGGTGACCAAGGACGCCCTGAAACCGTATATCCTCGAAGATCTCAAGCTTGAAGGGTTTGACCCGAACGGGGCGACGTTAAAGAATGCCAAGGTGGTCATCACCCGCGCCAACTTTGGCTGTGGTTCATCGCGCGAGCATGCCCCCTGGGTCTTTGAAGTCAACGACATTCACACCATCATTGCCGAGAGTTATGCCCGCATCTTCCGGCAGAATATGTTCAACGGCGGCATGCTTGCCATCGAACTTCCCAAGGAAGAGATTGAGCGCCTCTTTATCCTGAAGGCCCAAGGGGCGGTGGAGATTGCCGTTGATCTTGACAAACAGGTCATTACCGCTGCCGCCGGGCAGCAGTGCATCGCCATTCCATTTGAGCTCAGTCCCTTTGATAAAGCGCTGGTCGCCGCCGGAGGTTGGGTCGATTTTGCCGACGCCCGTTATTAA
- the rsgA gene encoding ribosome small subunit-dependent GTPase A translates to MTARMNSAADPSDRHGVIVAHYGVAVEVAFADGERCAVRVKRRSGHVIGDEVVIKGEVLRRLPRRTELRRRDATGHIHLLAANLDLLGIVVAPLPISPPNFLDRAIVAARAADLTPFLVVNKVDLDSEALLAALRTTYTASLPIFPLSAASGVGLEPLRAFFSSGHRGAFVGTTGVGKSSLLNALCPAIDLRVGELNDYNDKGCHTTTVSTLHLLPDGGELVDTPGFQDFGMVAISAQELAAYFPGFEENGVNTCRFRNCRHRSEPRCAVIARVEQGEVAAERYHTYLELLDEVEASEVDDRQRSWKD, encoded by the coding sequence ATGACGGCGCGGATGAACAGTGCAGCCGACCCGTCTGATCGCCATGGCGTCATCGTCGCCCATTATGGGGTCGCTGTTGAAGTGGCTTTTGCCGATGGCGAACGCTGTGCAGTACGGGTCAAGCGCCGCTCCGGGCATGTGATTGGTGACGAAGTCGTCATCAAGGGCGAAGTGCTGCGGCGTTTACCACGGCGCACCGAACTGCGCCGGCGTGATGCTACCGGACATATCCACCTTCTCGCCGCCAATCTCGATCTCCTCGGTATCGTCGTTGCCCCCTTGCCGATCTCTCCCCCCAATTTCCTGGATCGCGCCATCGTCGCCGCCCGCGCTGCCGACCTCACCCCTTTTCTTGTCGTCAATAAAGTCGATCTCGACAGCGAGGCGCTCCTTGCTGCTTTGCGTACCACCTATACCGCGTCTCTCCCCATCTTCCCCTTGAGTGCCGCCAGCGGCGTCGGACTTGAGCCACTGCGGGCTTTTTTCAGTTCTGGCCATCGCGGTGCCTTTGTCGGCACCACCGGCGTCGGCAAGAGCTCGCTGCTCAATGCGCTATGTCCAGCCATCGATCTCCGTGTCGGTGAGCTCAATGATTACAATGACAAGGGGTGTCATACTACGACCGTTTCGACGCTGCATCTCCTTCCCGATGGCGGTGAGCTTGTCGACACCCCCGGTTTTCAGGACTTTGGCATGGTGGCGATCTCGGCGCAGGAACTGGCTGCTTACTTTCCCGGTTTTGAAGAGAACGGCGTCAACACCTGCCGTTTCCGCAATTGCCGGCATCGTAGCGAGCCGCGTTGTGCAGTCATCGCCCGCGTCGAGCAAGGGGAGGTTGCGGCCGAGCGCTACCACACCTATCTGGAACTTCTGGACGAAGTCGAAGCGAGTGAAGTTGATGACCGCCAGCGCAGCTGGAAGGATTGA
- a CDS encoding MCE family protein — MTMTIEKKVGIFFLLSLITLGVMIELVQDWNPFERRVGYTTYFKAVVGLKVGDPVMVAGVNVGKVTAIRIDDGRVRTDFEVLLDTVIKEDSVAAIGQTSLLGGTFLGVDFGTKNAKVIPPGSVVVSRDGVSIADLLDSFNRNQDETFAMVQDILRDSREPFVTLLQRLESVVSKVDSGQGTIGRLVNEDEIYVELNQTMSQLRQIVTSVKEGNGTLGKLVVDPGLYDNANATADQLKKIAEKINAGEGTIGKLVNNDTVYNELSDALADIRQIVAKVNQGEGSLGKLVNDPALYDQVAGTARRANNILTKVDEGQGTLGRLVNEDGLYRQSEATLNKVDRAVSGMSDTGPMSALGTVIGTFF; from the coding sequence ATGACAATGACAATAGAAAAGAAGGTCGGTATCTTCTTTCTCCTTTCCCTGATTACTCTGGGAGTGATGATTGAGCTGGTGCAGGACTGGAATCCCTTCGAGCGCAGAGTTGGTTACACCACTTATTTTAAAGCGGTGGTCGGTCTCAAAGTCGGCGATCCGGTGATGGTCGCCGGCGTCAATGTCGGCAAGGTGACCGCCATCCGCATCGATGACGGACGGGTCCGCACTGACTTCGAAGTGTTGCTCGATACAGTGATCAAAGAAGATTCTGTCGCGGCGATCGGTCAGACCAGTTTGCTCGGCGGGACCTTCCTCGGTGTCGATTTCGGGACTAAAAACGCCAAAGTGATTCCCCCTGGCAGTGTCGTTGTCAGTCGTGACGGAGTCTCGATCGCTGACCTCCTCGACAGCTTCAATCGCAATCAGGATGAAACCTTTGCCATGGTTCAGGATATTCTGCGTGACAGCCGTGAGCCCTTTGTGACTCTTCTGCAGCGGCTTGAATCGGTCGTCAGCAAGGTCGATAGCGGTCAGGGGACGATCGGCCGATTGGTCAACGAAGATGAGATCTATGTCGAGCTTAATCAGACCATGAGCCAATTGCGGCAAATCGTCACGAGCGTCAAAGAAGGGAACGGGACCCTCGGCAAGTTGGTTGTTGACCCCGGTCTTTATGACAATGCCAACGCGACTGCCGATCAGTTGAAAAAAATTGCGGAAAAGATCAATGCCGGTGAAGGGACGATTGGCAAACTCGTCAATAATGATACAGTTTATAATGAACTCTCCGACGCCCTTGCCGATATCCGTCAAATTGTTGCCAAAGTCAATCAAGGCGAGGGGAGTCTTGGGAAACTGGTGAATGATCCGGCGTTGTATGATCAAGTTGCCGGGACAGCGCGGCGAGCCAACAATATTTTGACCAAAGTGGATGAAGGGCAGGGGACGCTGGGCCGTTTGGTGAATGAGGATGGTCTTTACCGTCAGTCGGAAGCGACGCTGAATAAAGTCGATCGGGCCGTTAGTGGTATGAGCGATACCGGTCCTATGTCGGCTCTTGGTACGGTGATCGGGACATTTTTTTAG